In one window of Anopheles stephensi strain Indian unplaced genomic scaffold, UCI_ANSTEP_V1.0 ucontig57, whole genome shotgun sequence DNA:
- the LOC118517156 gene encoding uncharacterized protein LOC118517156 isoform X1 translates to MSEDFDIYADLDHIEKEARQESHELLTLRQHIKELEERVQAAEQEKTDIVRKNKILLENVSSLLLTAKAEIQRKDATISELRKQCDDAVFRRKFHTAKSASCETRFTQTPPTLSVECCERLQSKCIIDDGRDSSRNRDREHDRVRTSKVVPERDRSHGRDRTSDRDKERHRDQGWNCDRELDRYRDRDQERNRHRDRDRCHDGDRERDRERYRERHRKSLYDRHHSPKERRSSERSRFKETHSERSRETKEPNPHEARTRDKERRSCEKPAPYRHGRIEDDDRYRSNPRLSDVKQGCLDIDRRTPEFHDGIKHDKLTNAGLNHAAEQMQGKSTDIKLQGIASNEVEQPSTSKGLFRRISRDQNKSTLTVDTNSKASGIQVSDDSRKQTSEGANSTANTNKLDKKKDKHIKSSRKKSKFEPADDVQSGAGKEERRNELCQLKPTTNEQNPTTLTCERKVDRSKSSQDDTIPKHCMDKGHQPQESTSSTANKHAEPTALISATDALVGSKTDQRSSAKESDDLVLKSTSLDKACSSSAEASAEDACGTLVDLKRDKGEARSNKDIHLNAATNHGQDDNINALDDKKAKHNKSSKRKSKFEPADDVQCGAGKEEQRNELCQLKPTTNEQNPTKVHSSETSQHAMILKKATNEAHGIHLNQPQTSPFATVIKQADPTTLNALAGSKTDRRSSAKESDDLVLKSTSLDKACSSSAEASAEDACSTLVDLKRDKGEARSSKDIHLNAATNHGQDNNINALDDKKAKHIKSSKRKSKFEPADDVQCGAGKEEQRNELCQLKPTTNEQNTTTLTCERNVDKSKSSQDDTIPKHCMDKGHQPQESTSSTANKHAEPTALISATDTLVGSKTDRRSSAKESDDLVLKSTSLDKACSSSAEASAEDACGTLVDLKRDKGEARSNKDIHLNAATNHGQDDNINALDDKKAKHNKSSKRKSKFEPADDVQCGAGKEEQRNELCQLKPTTNEQNPTKVHSSETSQHATIPKKATNEAHGIHLNQPQTSPFSTVIKQADPTTLNALAGSKTDRRSSGKESDDHVLKSMSFDASRISPGAGVGSTGNASSFLAANNAPKPAFSVATKKGDPAHEAIVRNEIRRKDNLQTDGVSPSVSNETSRANGTSMIKDNDGAAATGTKLQQPSSISEATLLSESNSHCLNLCDKRSNSYSAVRASSGKQSPKSLKMSIQTYFMSFNERVDMDETSSCAALNESIELSVAAEVEIETSKPKESTGEASKKPKVSTAEAVRERLERKRICTNVQKAALPSVLPMVSIYPKRKLSIDSVASVADKRQKLETAAPAHETKPSCETSPKLSSTYFSPITLSITSALDSIPSKLKSPDVKHSVWDSTLMTPMVVVHSPAKPSQDTGSQHVPNYYSSGPSDSSIQTIMESLFLTPIKNEAPDSVSPPSMAAVRNSDDGNPPQSLTATNYGLGEISSTPLSSKPLARFCPDDDHTTYRVLHKVTARQADETNSTIARLEGKGSSDPASAGPRGNVPRSAGTRKPALQKSSKHAQLRSDKHSEHRVKAASHSDLKKPLQSLGKRLHTSPRNRCARSQRNENNNYHQSSVMRTDKTPNVVPNSVCDKKSANDTVPVQQQPNDASSSASISKMLAATEVVNSALVYDHHQANEKVKPFKQSSTQQRQKSVTNVEPVEKSNRWRNAPSSSKCLTEELPSVSAPSASNSTTVIPSKTSDEIRPTQNPATTRKRSRKQMNADDEKRHGSTKKQSVESYSKQMKVGKKALCDNENTQPVAIRNCVEPIPQKTDPPRLAPTSKLALVIDEHTVERLNPQPLSAQPVERNCAESVPCSSRSIEEPPKADLHRMVDTSIVVPCNRENNMERLSPQTNAEQLPATANTASAADAQVRGKGEVTSTCVVSNVTLNLSLADNTSNIHSNVRKSVAPPVQHLREMRIVKESPSLMRIFIVRK, encoded by the exons ATGTCGGAAGACTTTGATATATATGCGGACCTCGACCACATCGAGAAGGAGGCTCGACAG GAGAGTCATGAGCTTCTGACTCTACGACAACATATAAAAGAACTCGAAGAAAGAGTGCAAGCGGCAGAACAAGAGAAAACAGACATCGTTAggaagaataaaatattgcttgAAAATGTGTCATCGCTGCTTCTGACTGCCAAAGCTGAGATCCAACGGAAGGATGCAACGATTAGTGAGTTAAGAAAACAGTGCGATGATGCCGTGTTTCGGCGAAAATTTCATACTGCCAAAAGTGCTAGCTGTGAAACGAGGTTCACTCAAACACCGCCAACACTCTCCGTTGAATGCTGCGAGCGTTTGCAAAGCAAATGTATTATTGATGACGGTAGAGACTCGAGCCGCAACCGGGATCGTGAGCATGATCGGGTGCGCACAAGCAAAGTTGTTCCCGAACGGGATCGAAGCCACGGTCGAGATAGAACGAGCGATAGAGACAAAGAGCGACACCGGGACCAGGGCTGGAATTGCGACCGCGAGCTGGATCGATATCGCGACCGTGATCAGGAAAGAAATCGTCATCGTGATCGTGACCGATGCCACGATGGTGACAGAGAGCGTGATCGCGAAAGGTACCGTGAGCGGCATCGCAAAAGCCTCTATGACCGTCACCACAGTCCCAAGGAACGGCGTAGCAGCGAGCGAAGTCGTTTTAAAGAAACGCATAGCGAGCGAAGTCGTGAGACTAAAGAGCCAAATCCCCACGAAGCTCGTACGCGGGATAAGGAACGAAGATCTTGTGAGAAGCCCGCGCCTTACCGTCATGGACGAATTGAAGATGACGATCGCTATAGGAGCAATCCTAGACTTTCTGATGTTAAACAAGGTTGTCTGGATATTGACCGCCGAACACCAGAATTTCATGATGGTATAAAGCATGACAAGCTGACAAATGCAGGTTTAAATCATGCAGCTGAACAGATGCAAGGAAAAAGCACAGATATCAAATTGCAAGGGATTGCTTCGAACGAAGTGGAGCAACCGAGCACATCAAAAGGACTATTTCGTCGGATCTCTAGAGATCAGAACAAATCAACGTTAACAGTGGATACTAACAGTAAGGCAAGTGGCATTCAAGTATCGGATGATAGTAGGAAGCAAACTAGTGAAGGCGCTAATTCAACCGCTAATACCAATAAGCTGGATAAAAAGAAAGATAAGCACATCAAATCatcgagaaaaaaatcaaaatttgagCCTGCCGACGATGTGCAGAGCGGTGCTGGTAAGGAAGAGCGACGAAATGAGCTTTGCCAGCtgaaaccaacaacaaacgaGCAAAATCCAACAACACTAACCTGTGAACGGAAAGTGGATAGGTCGAAATCTTCCCAGGATGACACAATTCCAAAGCACTGTATGGATAAGGGTCATCAACCACAAGAATCGACATCTtcgacagcaaacaaacacgcaGAGCCAACCGCTCTTA TTTCAGCTACAGATGCATTAGTTGGAAGCAAAACTGATCAGCGTAGTTCAGCAAAGGAGAGTGACGACCTTGTTCTAAAATCTACGAGCTTGGATAAAGCTTGTAGCTCCAGTGCAGAGGCTAGTGCTGAAGATGCATGTGGAACGCTAGTCGATCTGAAACGCGACAAAGGTGAAGCGAGGAGTAACAAGGATATTCATTTAAATGCTGCAACCAATCACGGTCAAGATGACAATATCAACGCGTTGGATGACAAGAAAGCCAAGCACAACAAATcatcgaaaagaaaatcaaaatttgaaCCTGCCGACGATGTGCAGTGCGGTGCTGGTAAGGAAGAGCAACGAAATGAGCTTTGCCAACttaaaccaacaacaaacgaGCAAAATCCAACAAAGGTGCACAGTTCAGAAACTTCACAGCATGCCATGATTCTAAAAAAAGCTACGAATGAGGCACATGGAATCCACCTGAATCAACCACAAACATCACCATTCGCAACAGTAATCAAGCAAGCAGACCCAACAACCCTTA ATGCATTAGCTGGAAGCAAAACTGATCGGCGAAGTTCAGCAAAGGAGAGTGACGACCTTGTTCTAAAATCTACGAGCTTGGATAAAGCTTGTAGCTCCAGTGCAGAGGCTAGTGCTGAAGATGCATGTAGCACGCTAGTCGATCTGAAACGCGACAAAGGTGAAGCGAGGAGTAGCAAGGATATTCATTTAAATGCTGCAACCAATCACGGTCAAGATAACAATATCAACGCGTTGGATGACAAGAAAGCCAAGCACATCAAATcatcgaaaagaaaatcaaaatttgaaCCTGCCGACGATGTGCAGTGCGGTGCTGGTAAGGAAGAGCAACGAAATGAGCTTTGCCAACtgaaaccaacaacaaacgaGCAAAATACAACAACACTAACCTGTGAACGGAATGTGGATAAGTCGAAATCTTCCCAGGATGACACAATTCCAAAACACTGTATGGATAAGGGTCATCAACCACAAGAATCGACATCTtcgacagcaaacaaacacgcaGAGCCAACCGCTCTTA TTTCAGCTACAGATACATTAGTTGGAAGCAAAACTGATCGGCGAAGTTCAGCAAAGGAGAGTGACGACCTTGTTCTAAAATCTACGAGCTTGGATAAAGCTTGTAGCTCCAGTGCAGAGGCTAGTGCTGAAGATGCATGTGGAACGCTAGTCGATCTGAAACGCGACAAAGGTGAAGCGAGGAGTAACAAGGATATTCATTTAAATGCTGCAACCAATCACGGTCAAGATGACAATATCAACGCGTTGGATGACAAGAAAGCCAAGCACAACAAATcatcgaaaagaaaatcaaaatttgaaCCTGCCGACGATGTGCAGTGCGGTGCTGGTAAGGAAGAGCAACGAAATGAGCTTTGCCAACttaaaccaacaacaaacgaGCAAAATCCAACAAAGGTGCACAGTTCAGAAACTTCACAGCATGCCACGATTCCAAAAAAAGCTACGAATGAGGCACATGGAATCCACCTGAATCAACCACAAACATCACCATTCTCGACAGTAATCAAGCAAGCAGACCCAACAACCCTTA ATGCATTAGCTGGAAGCAAAACTGATCGGCGTAGTTCAGGTAAGGAGAGTGACGACCATGTTCTAAAATCTATGAGCTTCGATGCAAGCCGTATTAGTCCTGGTGCAGGGGTTGGTAGTACTGGCAATGCAAGCAGCTTTCTTGCCGCAAATAATGCACCAAAACCGGCATTTTCGGTAGCAACCAAAAAAGGAGATCCGGCACATGAAGCAATCGTTCGTAATGAAATACGCCGTAAGGATAATCTACAGACGGACGGTGTGTCACCATCAGTTTCTAATGAAACATCCCGTGCGAACGGTACGTCAATGATAAAAGATAATGATGGTGCTGCGGCTACAGGCACCAAGCTGCAGCAGCCATCATCAATTTCTGAAGCAACTTTGTTAAGTGAAAGCAATTCGCATTGCCTGAACTTGTGCGATAAACGTTCTAACAGCTATTCTGCCGTACGGGCGAGCAGCGGGAAACAATCACCGAAATCTTTGAAAATGTCAATTCAAACCTACTTTATGAGTTTTAATGAGCGGGTCGACATGGATGAAACGAGCTCCTGTGCGGCATTGAACGAATCGATAGAATTGAGCGTAGCTGCCGAGGTTGAAATTGAAACCAGTAAACCGAAAGAGAGTACGGGCGAGGCGAGCAAGAAACCTAAAGTATCCACTGCAGAGGCCGTCCGTGAAAGATTGGAAAGGAAGAGGATCTGTACCAATGTACAAAAAGCAGCACTGCCCAGCGTATTACCGATGGTTAGCATTTATCCCAAGAGAAAATTGTCAATCGATAGCGTGGCAAGCGTAGCGGACAAGAGGCAAAAGTTAGAAACTGCAGCACCGGCGCATGAGACTAAGCCATCCTGCGAGACATCTCCTAAACTTTCATCAACGTACTTTTCACCAATTACTTTGTCGATAACTTCTGCCCTTGACAGTATTCCGAGTAAGTTAAAGTCCCCGGACGTTAAACACAGTGTTTGGGATAGTACGCTCATGACACCGATGGTAGTAGTACACTCGCCGGCCAAGCCATCGCAGGACACAGGCAGCCAACATGTGCCGAATTATTACTCCTCCGGTCCTTCGGACTCATCGATACAAACTATTATGGAATCACTGTTTCTAACGCCCATTAAGAATGAAGCGCCGGACAGCGTATCACCCCCGAGCATGGCGGCTGTGCGGAACAGCGATGATGGGAACCCCCCACAAAGCTTAACAGCAACAAATTACGGACTGGGTGAAATAAGCTCAACTCCGCTAAGCAGTAAACCATTGGCACGTTTTTGTCCCGATGATGATCATACCACTTATCGTGTTTTGCACAAGGTAACTGCAAGGCAAGCAGACGAAACGAACAGCACGATAGCAAGATTAGAAGGGAAAGGGTCCAGTGATCCAGCAAGCGCTGGACCACGAGGGAACGTACCGAGATCAGCTGGGACACGAAAACCGGCGCTTCAGAAATCCTCCAAGCATGCACAATTAAGGTCAGACAAACATTCAGAGCACAGGGTCAAAGCCGCAAGTCATTCAGATCTGAAGAAACCGTTGCAAAGTCTAGGGAAAAGGCTACATACTTCACCGAGAAACCGATGTGCTAGAAGCCAGCGTAATGAGAATAACAACTACCACCAATCATCCGTTATGCGAACGGATAAGACGCCGAACGTTGTACCAAATAGTGTTTGTGATAAAAAATCTGCAAATGATACCGTTCccgtacagcagcagccaaacgATGCTTCTAGCTCCGCAagcatttcaaaaatgttggCAGCGACCGAAGTCGTTAACTCTGCGTTAGTGTATGATCATCATCAGGCCAACGAAAAGGTAAAACCGTTCAAACAATCAAGTACCCAGCAGCGTCAGAAGTCGGTGACAAATGTTGAGCCAGTTGAAAAATCGAACAGGTGGAGAAATGCCCCAAGTTCTAGCAAATGCTTAACGGAAGAGCTGCCGAGCGTTTCCGCGCCATCAGCAAGCAATTCCACCACGGTTATTCCTAGCAAAACTTCAGACGAAATCAGGCCTACGCAAAACCCAGCCACCACACGCAAACGGTCTCGAAAGCAGATGAACGCGGATGATGAGAAACGGCATGGTTCAACTAAAAAACAATCGGTTGAATCATACTCGAAACAAATGAAAGTTGGTAAAAAAGCATTGTGTGATAATGAAAATACGCAACCGGTGGCAATACGCAATTGTGTAGAACCGATACCGCAAAAAACTGATCCACCGCGTTTGGCACCAACATCGAAGTTAGCACTGGTCATTGACGAACATACTGTGGAGAGGCTAAATCCGCAACCCTTATCGGCCCAACCAGTGGAGCGCAACTGTGCAGAGTCCGTACCGTGTTCCTCGAGAAGCATCGAAGAACCGCCAAAAGCTGACCTCCATCGTATGGTAGACACGTCGATCGTAGTACCGTGCAATAGAGAAAATAATATGGAAAGGCTTAGTCCGCAAACTAATGCGGAACAGTTACCAGCGACAGCGAATACCGCCTCTGCAGCGGATGCTCAAGTTCGGGGCAAAGGTGAAGTAACTTCGACATGCGTAGTAAGCAATGTTACCCTTAACCTGTCCCTGGCCGATAACACGTCAAACATTCACAGCAACGTTCGGAAAAGTGTAGCTCCTCCGGTGCAACATTTACGAGAAATGCGAATAGTGAAGGAAAGCCCATCGTTGATGCGAATTTTTATAGTGCGCAAATAA
- the LOC118517156 gene encoding uncharacterized protein LOC118517156 isoform X2 — MSEDFDIYADLDHIEKEARQESHELLTLRQHIKELEERVQAAEQEKTDIVRKNKILLENVSSLLLTAKAEIQRKDATISELRKQCDDAVFRRKFHTAKSASCETRFTQTPPTLSVECCERLQSKCIIDDGRDSSRNRDREHDRVRTSKVVPERDRSHGRDRTSDRDKERHRDQGWNCDRELDRYRDRDQERNRHRDRDRCHDGDRERDRERYRERHRKSLYDRHHSPKERRSSERSRFKETHSERSRETKEPNPHEARTRDKERRSCEKPAPYRHGRIEDDDRYRSNPRLSDVKQGCLDIDRRTPEFHDGIKHDKLTNAGLNHAAEQMQGKSTDIKLQGIASNEVEQPSTSKGLFRRISRDQNKSTLTVDTNSKASGIQVSDDSRKQTSEGANSTANTNKLDKKKDKHIKSSRKKSKFEPADDVQSGAGKEERRNELCQLKPTTNEQNPTTLTCERKVDRSKSSQDDTIPKHCMDKGHQPQESTSSTANKHAEPTALISATDTLVGSKTDRRSSAKESDDLVLKSTSLDKACSSSAEASAEDACGTLVDLKRDKGEARSNKDIHLNAATNHGQDDNINALDDKKAKHNKSSKRKSKFEPADDVQCGAGKEEQRNELCQLKPTTNEQNPTKVHSSETSQHATIPKKATNEAHGIHLNQPQTSPFSTVIKQADPTTLNALAGSKTDRRSSGKESDDHVLKSMSFDASRISPGAGVGSTGNASSFLAANNAPKPAFSVATKKGDPAHEAIVRNEIRRKDNLQTDGVSPSVSNETSRANGTSMIKDNDGAAATGTKLQQPSSISEATLLSESNSHCLNLCDKRSNSYSAVRASSGKQSPKSLKMSIQTYFMSFNERVDMDETSSCAALNESIELSVAAEVEIETSKPKESTGEASKKPKVSTAEAVRERLERKRICTNVQKAALPSVLPMVSIYPKRKLSIDSVASVADKRQKLETAAPAHETKPSCETSPKLSSTYFSPITLSITSALDSIPSKLKSPDVKHSVWDSTLMTPMVVVHSPAKPSQDTGSQHVPNYYSSGPSDSSIQTIMESLFLTPIKNEAPDSVSPPSMAAVRNSDDGNPPQSLTATNYGLGEISSTPLSSKPLARFCPDDDHTTYRVLHKVTARQADETNSTIARLEGKGSSDPASAGPRGNVPRSAGTRKPALQKSSKHAQLRSDKHSEHRVKAASHSDLKKPLQSLGKRLHTSPRNRCARSQRNENNNYHQSSVMRTDKTPNVVPNSVCDKKSANDTVPVQQQPNDASSSASISKMLAATEVVNSALVYDHHQANEKVKPFKQSSTQQRQKSVTNVEPVEKSNRWRNAPSSSKCLTEELPSVSAPSASNSTTVIPSKTSDEIRPTQNPATTRKRSRKQMNADDEKRHGSTKKQSVESYSKQMKVGKKALCDNENTQPVAIRNCVEPIPQKTDPPRLAPTSKLALVIDEHTVERLNPQPLSAQPVERNCAESVPCSSRSIEEPPKADLHRMVDTSIVVPCNRENNMERLSPQTNAEQLPATANTASAADAQVRGKGEVTSTCVVSNVTLNLSLADNTSNIHSNVRKSVAPPVQHLREMRIVKESPSLMRIFIVRK; from the exons ATGTCGGAAGACTTTGATATATATGCGGACCTCGACCACATCGAGAAGGAGGCTCGACAG GAGAGTCATGAGCTTCTGACTCTACGACAACATATAAAAGAACTCGAAGAAAGAGTGCAAGCGGCAGAACAAGAGAAAACAGACATCGTTAggaagaataaaatattgcttgAAAATGTGTCATCGCTGCTTCTGACTGCCAAAGCTGAGATCCAACGGAAGGATGCAACGATTAGTGAGTTAAGAAAACAGTGCGATGATGCCGTGTTTCGGCGAAAATTTCATACTGCCAAAAGTGCTAGCTGTGAAACGAGGTTCACTCAAACACCGCCAACACTCTCCGTTGAATGCTGCGAGCGTTTGCAAAGCAAATGTATTATTGATGACGGTAGAGACTCGAGCCGCAACCGGGATCGTGAGCATGATCGGGTGCGCACAAGCAAAGTTGTTCCCGAACGGGATCGAAGCCACGGTCGAGATAGAACGAGCGATAGAGACAAAGAGCGACACCGGGACCAGGGCTGGAATTGCGACCGCGAGCTGGATCGATATCGCGACCGTGATCAGGAAAGAAATCGTCATCGTGATCGTGACCGATGCCACGATGGTGACAGAGAGCGTGATCGCGAAAGGTACCGTGAGCGGCATCGCAAAAGCCTCTATGACCGTCACCACAGTCCCAAGGAACGGCGTAGCAGCGAGCGAAGTCGTTTTAAAGAAACGCATAGCGAGCGAAGTCGTGAGACTAAAGAGCCAAATCCCCACGAAGCTCGTACGCGGGATAAGGAACGAAGATCTTGTGAGAAGCCCGCGCCTTACCGTCATGGACGAATTGAAGATGACGATCGCTATAGGAGCAATCCTAGACTTTCTGATGTTAAACAAGGTTGTCTGGATATTGACCGCCGAACACCAGAATTTCATGATGGTATAAAGCATGACAAGCTGACAAATGCAGGTTTAAATCATGCAGCTGAACAGATGCAAGGAAAAAGCACAGATATCAAATTGCAAGGGATTGCTTCGAACGAAGTGGAGCAACCGAGCACATCAAAAGGACTATTTCGTCGGATCTCTAGAGATCAGAACAAATCAACGTTAACAGTGGATACTAACAGTAAGGCAAGTGGCATTCAAGTATCGGATGATAGTAGGAAGCAAACTAGTGAAGGCGCTAATTCAACCGCTAATACCAATAAGCTGGATAAAAAGAAAGATAAGCACATCAAATCatcgagaaaaaaatcaaaatttgagCCTGCCGACGATGTGCAGAGCGGTGCTGGTAAGGAAGAGCGACGAAATGAGCTTTGCCAGCtgaaaccaacaacaaacgaGCAAAATCCAACAACACTAACCTGTGAACGGAAAGTGGATAGGTCGAAATCTTCCCAGGATGACACAATTCCAAAGCACTGTATGGATAAGGGTCATCAACCACAAGAATCGACATCTtcgacagcaaacaaacacgcaGAGCCAACCGCTCTTA TTTCAGCTACAGATACATTAGTTGGAAGCAAAACTGATCGGCGAAGTTCAGCAAAGGAGAGTGACGACCTTGTTCTAAAATCTACGAGCTTGGATAAAGCTTGTAGCTCCAGTGCAGAGGCTAGTGCTGAAGATGCATGTGGAACGCTAGTCGATCTGAAACGCGACAAAGGTGAAGCGAGGAGTAACAAGGATATTCATTTAAATGCTGCAACCAATCACGGTCAAGATGACAATATCAACGCGTTGGATGACAAGAAAGCCAAGCACAACAAATcatcgaaaagaaaatcaaaatttgaaCCTGCCGACGATGTGCAGTGCGGTGCTGGTAAGGAAGAGCAACGAAATGAGCTTTGCCAACttaaaccaacaacaaacgaGCAAAATCCAACAAAGGTGCACAGTTCAGAAACTTCACAGCATGCCACGATTCCAAAAAAAGCTACGAATGAGGCACATGGAATCCACCTGAATCAACCACAAACATCACCATTCTCGACAGTAATCAAGCAAGCAGACCCAACAACCCTTA ATGCATTAGCTGGAAGCAAAACTGATCGGCGTAGTTCAGGTAAGGAGAGTGACGACCATGTTCTAAAATCTATGAGCTTCGATGCAAGCCGTATTAGTCCTGGTGCAGGGGTTGGTAGTACTGGCAATGCAAGCAGCTTTCTTGCCGCAAATAATGCACCAAAACCGGCATTTTCGGTAGCAACCAAAAAAGGAGATCCGGCACATGAAGCAATCGTTCGTAATGAAATACGCCGTAAGGATAATCTACAGACGGACGGTGTGTCACCATCAGTTTCTAATGAAACATCCCGTGCGAACGGTACGTCAATGATAAAAGATAATGATGGTGCTGCGGCTACAGGCACCAAGCTGCAGCAGCCATCATCAATTTCTGAAGCAACTTTGTTAAGTGAAAGCAATTCGCATTGCCTGAACTTGTGCGATAAACGTTCTAACAGCTATTCTGCCGTACGGGCGAGCAGCGGGAAACAATCACCGAAATCTTTGAAAATGTCAATTCAAACCTACTTTATGAGTTTTAATGAGCGGGTCGACATGGATGAAACGAGCTCCTGTGCGGCATTGAACGAATCGATAGAATTGAGCGTAGCTGCCGAGGTTGAAATTGAAACCAGTAAACCGAAAGAGAGTACGGGCGAGGCGAGCAAGAAACCTAAAGTATCCACTGCAGAGGCCGTCCGTGAAAGATTGGAAAGGAAGAGGATCTGTACCAATGTACAAAAAGCAGCACTGCCCAGCGTATTACCGATGGTTAGCATTTATCCCAAGAGAAAATTGTCAATCGATAGCGTGGCAAGCGTAGCGGACAAGAGGCAAAAGTTAGAAACTGCAGCACCGGCGCATGAGACTAAGCCATCCTGCGAGACATCTCCTAAACTTTCATCAACGTACTTTTCACCAATTACTTTGTCGATAACTTCTGCCCTTGACAGTATTCCGAGTAAGTTAAAGTCCCCGGACGTTAAACACAGTGTTTGGGATAGTACGCTCATGACACCGATGGTAGTAGTACACTCGCCGGCCAAGCCATCGCAGGACACAGGCAGCCAACATGTGCCGAATTATTACTCCTCCGGTCCTTCGGACTCATCGATACAAACTATTATGGAATCACTGTTTCTAACGCCCATTAAGAATGAAGCGCCGGACAGCGTATCACCCCCGAGCATGGCGGCTGTGCGGAACAGCGATGATGGGAACCCCCCACAAAGCTTAACAGCAACAAATTACGGACTGGGTGAAATAAGCTCAACTCCGCTAAGCAGTAAACCATTGGCACGTTTTTGTCCCGATGATGATCATACCACTTATCGTGTTTTGCACAAGGTAACTGCAAGGCAAGCAGACGAAACGAACAGCACGATAGCAAGATTAGAAGGGAAAGGGTCCAGTGATCCAGCAAGCGCTGGACCACGAGGGAACGTACCGAGATCAGCTGGGACACGAAAACCGGCGCTTCAGAAATCCTCCAAGCATGCACAATTAAGGTCAGACAAACATTCAGAGCACAGGGTCAAAGCCGCAAGTCATTCAGATCTGAAGAAACCGTTGCAAAGTCTAGGGAAAAGGCTACATACTTCACCGAGAAACCGATGTGCTAGAAGCCAGCGTAATGAGAATAACAACTACCACCAATCATCCGTTATGCGAACGGATAAGACGCCGAACGTTGTACCAAATAGTGTTTGTGATAAAAAATCTGCAAATGATACCGTTCccgtacagcagcagccaaacgATGCTTCTAGCTCCGCAagcatttcaaaaatgttggCAGCGACCGAAGTCGTTAACTCTGCGTTAGTGTATGATCATCATCAGGCCAACGAAAAGGTAAAACCGTTCAAACAATCAAGTACCCAGCAGCGTCAGAAGTCGGTGACAAATGTTGAGCCAGTTGAAAAATCGAACAGGTGGAGAAATGCCCCAAGTTCTAGCAAATGCTTAACGGAAGAGCTGCCGAGCGTTTCCGCGCCATCAGCAAGCAATTCCACCACGGTTATTCCTAGCAAAACTTCAGACGAAATCAGGCCTACGCAAAACCCAGCCACCACACGCAAACGGTCTCGAAAGCAGATGAACGCGGATGATGAGAAACGGCATGGTTCAACTAAAAAACAATCGGTTGAATCATACTCGAAACAAATGAAAGTTGGTAAAAAAGCATTGTGTGATAATGAAAATACGCAACCGGTGGCAATACGCAATTGTGTAGAACCGATACCGCAAAAAACTGATCCACCGCGTTTGGCACCAACATCGAAGTTAGCACTGGTCATTGACGAACATACTGTGGAGAGGCTAAATCCGCAACCCTTATCGGCCCAACCAGTGGAGCGCAACTGTGCAGAGTCCGTACCGTGTTCCTCGAGAAGCATCGAAGAACCGCCAAAAGCTGACCTCCATCGTATGGTAGACACGTCGATCGTAGTACCGTGCAATAGAGAAAATAATATGGAAAGGCTTAGTCCGCAAACTAATGCGGAACAGTTACCAGCGACAGCGAATACCGCCTCTGCAGCGGATGCTCAAGTTCGGGGCAAAGGTGAAGTAACTTCGACATGCGTAGTAAGCAATGTTACCCTTAACCTGTCCCTGGCCGATAACACGTCAAACATTCACAGCAACGTTCGGAAAAGTGTAGCTCCTCCGGTGCAACATTTACGAGAAATGCGAATAGTGAAGGAAAGCCCATCGTTGATGCGAATTTTTATAGTGCGCAAATAA